One part of the Pecten maximus chromosome 1, xPecMax1.1, whole genome shotgun sequence genome encodes these proteins:
- the LOC117330381 gene encoding dentin sialophosphoprotein-like gives MKINDDSMKNSDDSIKNSDDSTKNSDDSTKNSDDSIKNSDDSTKNSDDSTKNSDDSTKNSDDSMKNSDDSIKNSDDSTKNSDDSIKNSDNSTKNSDDSMKNSDDSIKNSDDSTKNSDDSMKNSDDSIKNSDDSMKNSDDSTKNSNDSTKNSDDSTKNIDDSMNNSDDSMKNSDDSIKNSDDSTKNSDDSTKNSDDSTKNSDDSTKNSDDSMNNSDDSMKNSEEPTKKSPICTWPKLVVS, from the coding sequence ATGAAAATTAATGACGACTCAATGAAAAATAGTGACGACTCCATCAAAAATAGTGACGACTCCACAAAAAATAGTGACGACTCCACAAAAAATAGTGACGACTCCATCAAAAATAGTGATGACTCCACAAAAAATAGTGACGACTCCACAAAAAATAGTGACGACTCCACAAAAAATAGTGACGACTCAATGAAAAATAGTGACGACTCCATCAAAAATAGTGATGACTCCACAAAAAATAGTGACGACTCCATCAAAAATAGTGATAACTCCACAAAAAATAGTGACGACTCAATGAAAAATAGTGACGACTCCATCAAAAATAGTGATGACTCCACAAAAAATAGTGACGACTCAATGAAAAATAGTGACGACTCCATCAAGAATAGTGACGACTCCATGAAAAATAGTGACGACTCCACAAAAAATAGTAACGACTCCACAAAAAATAGTGACGACTCCACGAAAAATATTGACGACTCCATGAACAATAGTGACGACTCCATGAAAAATAGTGACGACTCCATCAAAAATAGTGACGACTCCACAAAAAATAGTGACGACTCCACAAAAAATAGTGACGACTCCACAAAAAATAGTGACGACTCCACGAAAAATAGTGACGACTCCATGAACAATAGTGACGACTCCATGAAAAATAGTGAGGAACCCACGAAAAAGAGTCCGATCTGTACATGGCCTAAGTTAGTTGTCTCTTAA